A single Branchiostoma floridae strain S238N-H82 chromosome 11, Bfl_VNyyK, whole genome shotgun sequence DNA region contains:
- the LOC118426258 gene encoding contactin-associated protein-like 5, protein MEVYVTNDENTWLSQEGYVSLGVGLDPDDPGADPKVPAYALHASSLVNDSFPRLGRLNNGEGRQQGACWSPVPDLDTEPWLQIQHDMPYIVVGVITQGAYNLDHWVTAYKLAFRVRLDVPTWAIYTNSEDEEMAVLI, encoded by the exons ATGGAGGTTTACGTTACAAATG ACGAAAACACATGGCTGAGTCAAGAAGGGTACGTTTCTTTAGGGGTGGGACTTGATCCCGATGATCCAGGTGCGGATCCAAAGGTACCGGCATACGCTTTGCACGCCTCATCACTGGTTAACGACTCCTTTCCGCGTCTGGGACGTCTGAACAACGGGGAGGGGCGGCAGCAGGGAGCATGCTGGTCTCCCGTACCGGACCTTGACACGGAACCGTGGCTACAG ATTCAGCATGATATGCCATACATAGTTGTAGGTGTCATCACCCAGGGGGCTTACAACCTGGACCACTGGGTGACGGCATACAAGCTGGCGTTCCGAGTCCGTCTAGATGTTCCAACATGGGCTATTTACACAAACAGTGAAGATGAAGAAATG GCcgtgttgatttga